Proteins from one Impatiens glandulifera chromosome 2, dImpGla2.1, whole genome shotgun sequence genomic window:
- the LOC124924287 gene encoding probable polygalacturonase At3g15720: MNLINPNLKAFLQAWGKACESSSISTMLVPGGKTYLLIPIQFKGPCKGPSIQVQIDGILLAPSIRSQWKDCPDNTWIAFSQIIGLHINGKGKLNGQGLSWWKTNPRNDYNQWNQKESPCTKSTSFCSKASTILGACAKPTGIRFIGCNNLVLSGLTHINPPSRHINIYGCQNVQISHLTITAPANSPNTDGIGISSSSNVRITDSFIGTGDDCVAISTGSTNIFVGGVQCGPGHGISVGSLGQGGSSSNVDGVFVQNCTFTGTENGVRIKTWPGGKGYARNITFTGIRLNNVKNSIIIDQTYCQVAENCQDQAQAVQVSDVKYIGVQGTSATAQAIVLQCSHHVPCKNIIFNRINITSSSKGNALASCKNAVVSIQTAISPNVSCISAI; this comes from the exons ATGAATTTGATAAACCCTAATTTGAAGGCTTTCTTACAAGCATGGGGTAAAGCATGTGAAAGTAGCAGCATTTCTACCATGTTGGTTCCTGGAGGaaaaacatatttgttgatTCCTATTCAATTCAAAGGCCCTTGCAAAGGGCCATCTATTCAAGTTCAG atTGATGGAATCCTATTGGCACCCAGCATCAGGAGTCAATGGAAAGATTGCCCGGATAATACATGGATCGCGTTCTCACAAATTATCGGCCTTCACATTAATGGAAAGGGAAAACTCAATGGCCAAGGTTTGTCATGGTGGAAAACCAACCCACGTAACGACTATAACCAATGGAACCAA AAAGAGAGTCCTTGCACCAAATCAACGAGTTTCTGCTCAAAAGCGTCGACG ATATTAGGTGCTTGCGCAAAACCGACG GGAATAAGGTTCATAGGTTGCAATAACCTTGTATTAAGTGGGTTGACTCATATCAATCCTCCAAGTAGACATATAAACATATATGGATGCCAAAACGTCCAAATTTCTCACCTTACAATCACGGCGCCTGCAAACAGCCCTAACACAGATGGAATCGGAATTTCTTCCTCTAGTAACGTCAGAATTACCGACTCTTTCATCGGCACAG GTGATGATTGTGTTGCAATTTCAACGGGTTCTACAAACATTTTTGTGGGAGGAGTTCAATGTGGACCGGGTCATGGTATAAG tgtTGGAAGCCTTGGTCAAGGGGGGTCTTCTTCAAATGTGGATGGTGTTTTTGTACAAAACTGCACTTTTACCGGAACAGAAAATGGAGTCAGGATAAAGACATGGccg GGTGGAAAAGGTTATGCAAGAAATATTACATTTACTGGCATTCGGTTGAATAATGTTAAGAATTCTATTATTATTGATCAGACATATTGTCAGGTCGCTGAAAATTGTCAAGATCAA GCGCAGGCAGTGCAAGTGAGTGATGTGAAGTATATAGGTGTTCAAGGAACATCCGCAACGGCCCAAGCAATAGTCCTACAATGCAGCCACCATGTTCcttgtaaaaatattatttttaacagaATAAACATAACGTCGTCCTCTAAGGGTAATGCTTTGGCTAGTTGCAAGAATGCAGTGGTGTCTATTCAGACCGCAATATCTCCAAATGTTTCGTGCATCAGTGCCATTTAA